The DNA segment AAGGTGCAGGAGTGGGCCACCCGTATGCGGTGACGCCGGGCGCGTACGGGGAGTGCGCGCAGGGCGCCGTGCGCCGTACGTAACAGGGCAAACGGGAGTGGTCCGTACCGGCCGTTGCCCGGATTCTGGACGGAGCCTTCCGCTCAGCGAACCGGCTTCGCTAATGTCCCGCTACGCACACGCCCCGTGGCAGCGCCGCCGCGGAGCGCAGCCGTGAAGCGACGCGGTCCGGACAGTCAGTCCGGGCCGCCGGCCGATCGGCGGCCTCTGAAGCGCGTCACTGACGGGACTCGGTGACGCACCCGCCGCTAGGGGGCTGCCGACCTCACCACTAAGGAGTGGGCGTCGTGACCGCGGAGACCTCTCAGACGCTCGACCGGGGACTGCGCGTCCTCAAGCTGCTGGCCGACACCGACCACGGGCTGACCGTCACCGAGCTTTCCAACAAACTGGGCGTGAACCGGACCGTTGTGTACCGGCTGCTCGCCACGCTTGAACAGCACGCCCTGGTACGCCGTGACCTGGGCGGTCGCGCCCGGGTCGGGCTCGGTGTGCTGCGACTGGGCCGACAGGTGCATCCGCTGGTACGGGAGGCCGCGCTGCCCGCGCTGCGTTCGCTGGCCGAGGACATCGGGGCGACGGCCCATCTGACGCTGGTGGACGGCACGGAGGCGCTGGCCGTTGCCGTGGTCGAGCCGACCTGGACGGACTATCACGTGGCCTACCGGGCCGGTTTCCGGCACCCGCTGGACCGCGGTGCCGCGGGCCGGGCCATACTCTCCGCCCGGCAGCATCCGCTGGAGGAGCCCGGATACACCCTGACCCACGGGGAGTTGGAGGCGGGAGCGAGCGGGGCCGCCGCGCCGCTGATAGGCGTGACGGGCGTCGAGGGCAGCGTGGGTGTGGTGATGCTGGCCGACGCGGTTCCGGAGCGGGTGGGGCCGCGGGTCGTGGACGCGGCCCGGGAGGTGGCGGAGGCGTTGCGCTGACGCGGCCCGGGAGGTGGCGCGGGCCTTGCGCTGATGCGGCGCGGGAGTGGCGGGGGCGTTGCGCTGACGCGCGGGTGCACTAGGCAGGGCCCCGCACCACCTCCGACACTTGTGTCATGACCTCACTGAGCATCCGCACCGTCCACGAGCCCGCCGGGTTCACCGCTGTTGCCGACTACTTCAGTGACGTATGGCAGACGCCTCGCACCGCGCCGCCCCTGCTGCCCGAGACGCTGAACAGCCTCGCCCACGCGGGTGGGGCGGTGCACGCCGGGTACGACGGGGAGCGGCTCGTCGGCGCCTGTGTCGCGGTGTTCGGGCCGCCGGCGTCGCGGGAGACGTACTCGCTGCTGGCCGCCGCCGAGCGGGGGCTCGGGCCGCAGATCAAGCGTGCGCAGCGGGCCTGGGCGGTGGAGCTCGGGGCGCTCACCATGCGCTGGACCTTCGATCCGCTGGTCGGCCGGAATGCCCGGTTCAACTTCGTGAAACTCGGCGCCACCGGCACCGGCTACCTCGTCGACTTCTACGGCCCCATGGCGGACGGCGTGAATGACGGCGACGAGAGCGACCGGCTGGAGGTGACCTGGGACCTGATCGGGCCACCGCAGGGGCAGTCCGGCCACGCCGGGCCCGGCACTCCGGACCGCGAGGCCGCACCCGCCACCCACACGGCCCCCGACGGCGGGCCGCTCGCCCGCCGGGATCCGCAGGACCGGTATGTCTGGTGCCGCGTACCGGACGACATCGTGGCGCTGCGGGCCGCGGACCCGGAGGCCGCGCTGGGCTGGCGGCGGGCCGTGCGCGAGGTGTTCACGAAGGCCTTCGCCGACGGGTTCACGGCGACGGACATGTCCCGGGACGGCTGGTACACGCTCACCCGCCGGGAGGCCGCCTCGTGAAACTCGAACGCGTCGAGATCGTCCATGTGGCGATCCCGCTGGTCAGCCCCTTCCGTACGTCCTTCGGCACGATGACGACGAAGGACACCTTCCTGCTGCACGTCGTCACGGACGCGGCCGAGGGCTGGTCGGAGTTCGCGGCCGACCCCGAGCCGCTGTACTGCTCGGAGTTCGTGGCCGGCGCGGAGATCGTCCTACGGGACTTCCTGCTGCCGCGCGTCGCCGCCCTGCCCGTGCTCGGTACGGCCCACCTCGCCCCGGCGATGGCGGGGATCAAGGGGCACGAGCTGGCGAAGGCGGCGCTGGAGACGGCCGTCCTCGACGCGGAGCTGCGGTCGTACGGGATGCCGCTGGCCACGTATCTCGGGTCGGTGCGCGAGCGGGTGCCGGCCGGGGTGTCGGTGGGGATCAGGCAGACGGTCGCCGAGTTGCTGGACGACGTCGAGGGGTATCTCGCCGAGGGGTACGTCCGGATCAAGCTGAAGATCGAACCGGGCTGGGATCTGGAGCCGGTACGGGCCGTGCGCGACCGCTTCGGGGCGGATCTGCCGCTCCAGGTCGACGCCAACACGGCGTACACGCTCGCGGACGCCGAGCATCTGCGGCGGCTGGACGAGTTCGGGCTGCTGCTGATCGAGGAGCCGCTCGCGGAGAACAACCTGTACGCCCACGCCCGCCTCCAGCAGCGCATCGCGACCCCCGTCTGCCTGGACGAGTCCCTGCACAACGCGGCCGACACCGCATCCGCGATCGCGATGGACGCGTGCCGGGCGGTGAACGTGAAGCCCGCGCGGGTCGGGGGATACCTGGAGGCGCGGCGTGTGCATGACGTGGCGTACGCGCACGGGGTCCCGGTGTGGTGCGGCGGCATGCTGGAGACGGGCATCGGCCGCGCCCCGAACCTCGCGCTGGCAGCCCTGCCCGGCTGCACGCTCCCCGGGGACACGTCGGCGTCCAGCCGCTACTTCGCCGAGGACATCACGGAGCCGTTCGTGCTGGTCGACGGCCATCTTCCGGTGCCACGGTCGCCGGGCATCGGGGTGGCGCCGCTGCCGGAGACACTGCGGCGCTTCACCAAGGGCCGGCGGGACCTGTACGTCACGTGACGGGACCTGCGCGTGACCTGAATGGGGCAAACCCTGACAGCTCCGACCTGCGCCTGGCTGGAATCTGCCGCCACGTTAGATTGATCCCGTGCTCTCTCGTCTCACGCGCCCCCGGGCCGTCGCCGTCTGCGCCCTGCCGGTCGTGGCCCTGCTCGCCACGGCCGCCTTCGCGCCGCTGCCGTTCTCGCTGACGCAGCCCGGTCTGACGGCGAACGTCCTGGGCGACAACAAGGGCGAACCGGTGATCACGATCACCGGGGCGCCGGCCCGGGACACGAGCGGCCAGCTGCGCATGACGACCATCGAGGCGACGTCCCCCGACACGGACGTGCGGTTCGGCGACGTGATCGACGCCTGGTTCAGCACGGAGAAGGCGGTCATGCCGCGCGACTCGGTCTATCCGAGCGGGCAGAGCACGCGGGAGATCGAGCAGTACAACACCGAGCAGATGAAGGAGTCCCAGGACGCCGCGACCGAGGCCGCGCTGAACTACCTGGACCTCAACGACAAGAACATCGAGGTCACCCTCACCCTCGCGGACGTGGGCGGCCCCAGCGCCGGTCTCCTCTTCTCCCTCGGCATCATCGACAAGCTGAACGGCAACGGTGAGGGCGGCGACCTCACCGGCGGCCGCAGCATCGCCGGCACGGGCACGATCGACCCCGTCGGCAAGGTCGGCGCGGTCGGCGGCGTATCCCTCAAGACCCAGGCGGCCAAACGGGACGGCGCGACGGTGTTCCTGGTCCCGAAGGCAGAGTGCGGCGACGCGAAGGCGGAACTGCCGAAGGGGCTGCGGTTGGTGCCGGTGACGACGCTGAAGGGCGCGGTGAGCGCCCTGGAGTCGCTGGAGTCGGGGAACGGCTCTGTGCCGAGCTGCTAGTGCACGAGCGCCGGTGGCGTCCGACCAGCTACTTCACAAACCCCTCCGCCTTCATCCAGTCCAACGCCACCTGATGCGGATCCTCCCCGTCCACGTCCACCTTCGCGTTCAGGTCCTGCGCCACCGTGTTGTTCAGCTTCTTGGTGATCGGGTCGAGGACGTCGGGGATGGCCGGCCATTCCTTGAGGGTCTTGGTGTTGATCACCGGGGCGGCGTTGTAGTTGGGGAAGAAGTGTTTGTCGTCGTCCATCACCACGAGGTTCATGGACTTGATGCGGCCGTCGGTCGTGTAGACCTCGCCGTAGGTGCAATTCCCCTTCGCGGCCTGCGTGTAGATGATCCCGGTGTCCATCTGGGTGATGTTCTTCGTCGGTACGTTCATCCCGTACGCCTTCTGCATCCCAGGCAGCCCGTCCGCCCGGTTGGCGAACTCGACCTCCACACACAGCGTCACCGCGGACGGGTCGGACTTGGACAGCGCGGCGACCTCGGAGAGGTCGTTCGTGCGGTACTTCTTGTGGTTCGCCTGGTTCATCGCCAGGGCGTACGTGTTGTCCAGCGCGGACGGCGGGAGCCAGGTCAGCCCGTTCTTCGCGTCCTCCTTGCGCACCGCCTCCCACTGCTCGCGCGGGTCGGTGATCGGCTCGCTGTGCCCCAGGTAGGTGATCCAGGCCGTGCCCGTGTACTCGTACCCGGCGTCGGCGTCGCCCTTGCGCACCGCCTCGCGGCTGCCGATGGAGCCCTGGATGCCGGTGCGGTCGAGGACGTCCGCGCCCGCCGCCTCGAAGGCGATGCCCATGATCGCGCCGAGGATGAGCTGCTCGGTGAACGACTTCGACGTCACCGTCAGTTCGGCACCCTCCAGCGGCTCGCCCCGTCCGATGCTTCCGGGCCGTACGTCGTCGACCATGGGGGAGCCGCTGGTCAGACCGCACCCGGCAGACACCACCAGCAACCCCGCCCCGAGCAGGACCGTCCGCGGCCTCACAGGTCCAGCCCCCGTGGCCGCAGCAGCACTTCCACCAGCGATGCCAGCCAGTCCACCAGCAGTGCGAGGGCGACCGTGAGGATCGAGCCCAGGACCAGGACCGGCATGCGCTGGTTGGTGATGCCGGCCGTGATCAGCACGCCCAGCCCGCCGCCTCCGCCGAAGACCGCCAGGGTCGCCGTACCGACGTTGAGGACCAGGGCGGTGCGCACGCCCGCCAGGATCAGCGGGACCGCGAGCGGCAGCTCCACCCGCATCAGTACGCCCGACGAGGACATCCCGATGCCGCGGGCCGCCTCCAGCAGCGTCGGGTCGTTCGCCTTGAGGCCGGCGATCGTGTTGGACAGCACCGGCAGGACGGCGTAGATGATGATGCCGATCAGCGCCGCTCTGCGGCCGATGCCCAGCCAGATCACCAGCAGGGCGAGCAGGCCGATCGCCGGCGTCGCCTGGCCCATGTTGGCGAACGCAAGGGCCACCGGGCTCGCCTTGCGGAACGCCCGCCGGGTGAGCAGGATCCCCAGCGGGATCGCGATGATCAGCACGAAGAAGGTGGAGATCACCGTGAGTTCGATCTGCTCCCACAGGGCCTGCGAGACCTGACCGTTCGACAGCGCGTTCTCGGAGACCGGGTCGAGGTCGGCCTGCTGGAACCACAGCCAGGTCGCGAGCAGCAGCACCACCAGCATCGCCGGCACGATGGTGAGCTGCTGCCAGCTCAGCTTCCTGGCCGGGCGCTTCGACGCAGCGGGCGAGGCGGCCTCGTCGTTCCCGTCAAGCTCGTTGCCGTCAGGCTCAGCGCTTCCGGGCGCCTCGCCGGGCTCGGACGTCTCCTGAACCCGGGACGACCTCGGGGTCTCGGGAGTGCTCACGCCTTGTGCTCCCCTCCATCGCCCTCCTGCTCGGCGTGCGTCCGCCCGGCCCTGGAACCCTCCAGCTCGTGCTGGGCCTCCAGCGCCTCCAGCCGGTCCGCCTCCAGCAGCTCGTGCACGGAGTTCATCAGCGTCTCCATGTCGACGACGCCCGTGTACTCACCGCGCCGCCCGGTCACCACCACCCGCCCCGCGTTGTCGGTGAGGACCGCCTCCAGGGCGTCCCGCAGCGTGGCGTCCCGCGTCACGGTGTCGTTCACCAGCGTCCCGGCCCGCGCGAGCGAACCCCTGGCCCGCATCAGGTCGCCGCGCCGCAGCCACTTGTAGGGCCGGCCCCGCTTGTCGAGCAGCAGGATCTCGTTGGTGCCGCTGGAGCGCAGCCGGTTGAAGATCTCCTGGAGCGGATCGTCGAAGGTCACCGTCGGATAGTCGGTGATCTCCACGTCCCGTACCCGGGTCAGGTTGAGCCGCTTCAGCGCCGCACCGGCTCCGACGAACCCGGACACGAAGTCGTCGGTGGGGTTGGTGAGGATCGCCTCCGGGGTGTCGAACTGAGCGATGTGCGACTGTTCGCGCAGAACGGCGATACGGTCACCGATCTTGATCGCTTCGTCGAAGTCGTGCGTGACGAAGACGATCGTCTTGTGCAGCTCGTGCTGCAACCTGATCAGCTCGTCCTGGAGATGATCACGGGTGATCGGGTCGACCGCGCCGAACGGCTCGTCCATCAGCAGCACCGGCGGATCGGCGGCCAGCGCCCGCGCCACACCCACGCGCTGCTGCTGCCCGCCGGAGAGCTGGCGCGGATAGCGGCCGTGGAACTCGCCCGGGTCGAGCCCGACGAGGTCGAGCAACTCCTCGACCCGCGAGCCGATCCGGGTCTTCGACCAGCCGATCATCTTCGGTACGAGTGCGATGTTCTGCGCGACCGTCATATGCGGGAACAGACCGGCGGACTGGATGGCGTAACCGACCTTGCGGCGCAGCTTCACCGGATCGATGTCGGTGACGTCCTCGCCGCCGATGCGGATCCGGCCACCGGTCGGCTCGATCAGCCGGTTGATCATCTTGAGCGTCGTGGACTTCCCGCACCCGGAGGGCCCGACGAGGATGACCACCTCGCCCGCCTTGATCTCCATGTTCACGCTGTCCACGGCCGGCTGCGGGCTGCCGGGATACCGCTTGGTCAGGTTCTCCAGCTCGATGGATGCTCCGTGGTGGCCGCTGTCGGAATCGTGCTCAGACACGGATCCCCCTGGGGATGGTCAGCCGTCCGATCAGGACGTACGCGGCGTCGAACAGCAGCGCCAGGATGATGATCCCGACCGTCCCCGCGAGCACCTGGTTGAGCGCGTTCGCACTGCCCAGCGAGGCGAGCCCGCGGAAGATCACATTGCCGAGACCGGGGCCGGAGGCGTACGCCGCGATCGCCGCGATGCCCATCAGCATCTGTGTCGCGACCCGGATCCCGGTCAGGATCGGCGGCCAGGCGAGCGGCAGCTCCACCTTCAGCAGCTGGGTGAGCCGGGACATACCGATGCCCCGGGCCGCCTCCACCAGGGACGGATCGACGCCGCGCAGCCCGACGATCGAGTTGCGCACGATCGGCAGCAGGCCGTACAGCGTCAGTGTGATCACCGTGGGCGGCACGCCCAGCCCCACGATCGGAATGAGCAGACCGATCATGGCGAGCGACGGAATGGTCAGGATGCCCGCGGTGGTCAGCGTGGCGAAGTTGCCGGCCCACTCGCTGCGGTACGTGGCCACTCCGATCAGCACCCCGAGCAGGGTGGCCACGACCATGCACTGGAAGACGGCGCTGGCGTGTTGGTAGGCGTCGGTGAGCAGCTGCTGGTGGCGGTTGCCCAGGTACTCCCAGAAGTTCACTCGGACTCACCCCACCAGGTCGCGGGCTAGCTGTGCGCCCGGTCCTCCGCCGCCTGCTCCACCAACGGGATGATCCGCAGCGGAACGGGGTTCTCCATCACGATCGCCGTGGAGGCCCGGACGATCCCATCGAAACCGACAACGCGGTCGATCACACGCTGAAGATCGGCGTTGGAGCGCGCCACGAGGCGGCACAGCATGTCCCCGGTACCGGTGGTCGTGTGCAGCTCCAGCACCTCCGGCACGGTCGCCAAGTGCGCCCGTACGTCGGCCCCTTGCCCCTGCCGGATCTGCAGGGTCGCGAAGGCGGTGACCGGATACCCGAGCGCCGCCGGATCGACCTCGGGACCAAAGCCGCGGATGACTCCGTTCGACTGAAGCCGGTCCAGCCGCGCCTGCACGGTCCCGCGGGCCACGCCCAGCCGCCGGGACATCTCCAGCACCCCGATCCGCGGCTCCCGCGCCAGCAGCACGATGATCCGTCCGTCCAGATGATCGATCGCCATGTCGGCCCGCCTCTTCTCACCGCTGGGGATGGTCATCCTGTACAGAAAGCCCGCATGGACGGGCCCACCACTGAGCAGATTGCCCAGCTGAGAACCAAACTATTGCGCACCTTGCCGCATGGCGTGAGGCTGCGCTTATGACGCAGACCACACACCACACTCCCGACACCGCCCGGCAGGCCGACCCCTTCCCGGTCAAGGGAATGGACGCGGTCGTCTTCGCCGTGGGCAACGCCAAGCAGGCGGCGCACTACTACTCGACCGCTTTCGGCATGCGTCTCGTGGCCTACTCCGGACCGGAGAACGGCAGCCGCGAGACCGCGAGCTACGTGCTGGAGAACGGCTCCGCCCGTTTCGTCCTCACCTCCGTCATCAGGCCCGCCACCACCTGGGGCCACTTCCTCGCCCAGCACGTGGCCGAGCACGGCGACGGCGTCGTCGACCTCGCCATCGAGGTCCCGGACGCACGGCGGGCGTACGCGTACGCGCTCGAGCACGGCGCCACGTCCGTCACCGAGCCCTACGAGCTGAAGGACGAGCACGGCACCGTCGTCCTGGCCGCCATCGCGACGTACGGCGAGACCCGCCACACCCTCGTCGAGCGCACCGGCTACGACGGCCCGTACCTCCCCGGCTATGTGGCGGCGAGCCCCATGGTCGAGCCGCCCGCCCAGCGCACCTTCCAGGCGATCGACCATTGTGTCGGCAACGTCGAGCTCGGCCGCATGAACGAGTGGGTCGGCTTCTACAACAAGGTCATGGGCTTCACGAACATGAAGGAGTTCGTGGGCGACGACATCGCGACCGAGTACAGCGCGCTGATGTCGAAGGTCGTGGCCGACGGCACGCTCAAGGTGAAGTTCCCGATCAACGAGCCCGCCATCGCCAAGAAGAAGTCCCAGATCGACGAGTACCTGGAGTTCTACGGCGGCGCGGGCGTCCAGCACATCGCGCTCAACACGAACGACATCGTCGAGACGGTACGCACCATGCGCGCGGCCGGCGTCCAGTTCCTGGCCACCCCCGACTCGTACTACGACACCCTCGGCGAGTGGGTCGGCGACACCCGCGTCCCCGTCGAGACCCTGCGTGAGCTGAAGATCCTCGCGGACCGCGACGAGGACGGCTATCTGCTGCAGATCTTCACCAAGCCGGTCCAGGACCGCCCGACGGTCTTCTTCGAGATCATCGAACGCCACGGCTCCATGGGCTTCGGCAAGGGCAACTTCAAGGCCCTGTTCGAGGCGATCGAGCGGGAGCAGGACAAGCGCGGGAACCTCTGACGGCCGGCTGACCCTCTTTCGGCGTGCGGGTTCCACGGGGGACCCGCACGCCGGGGCGCCTGCCGCGCGCCGCGCACGCCCGCGCGGCACCCGAACGCGCCGTACGCTGAGCCCATGGCCAGGATCAACGACGTCGGCGGCGTCGAGGGGTTCGGTCCCGTCGACACCGCGGACGACTCCGAGCCCTTCCACGCCGACTGGGAGGCGCGCGTCTTCGGGATCTGGAACGCCCTGCGCGCGCAGGAGATCTTCAATCTGAACGAGTTCCGGGACGCGATCGAGTCGATCCCGCCGCGCGAGTACCTGGCGGCGTCGTACTACGAACGCTGGTTCCTCGCGATCAGCGACCTCCTCGAACGCAAGGGCGTGCTGGAGCCCGGCGAGCTGGAGCGGGACGAGCTCGATGGCTGACCGATTCGCCCCGGACCGTTTCGCCCCGGGATCGCGTGTGGTGACGTACCTCCACGACCCGGCCCACCACACCCGTCTGCCCCGCTACGCACGCGGCAAGCGGGGCGTCGTGATCGAGCCGGAGGGGCCCGCCGAACTGGCCGACGTCAGCGCGCAGGGGCGTGCCGACGTGCCGGTGGAGCAGGTGTACGCGGTGCGGTTCCAGGCGCGTGACCTGTGGGGCGAGGGCGACCATCACGTCGTACTGGATCTGTGGGAAAGCTACTTGGAAGAGGACCGTGGCGATGAGCGGTGACCACTCCGACGCGACGATCGCCCGCCGGGTGCGGCGCCTGGAGACCCTCCTGGAGGAGAAGGGCGTCCTCAGCGGCGGGGAACTGGACGAGGCGATCGACGCGTTCCTCGCGGGCGCCTCACCGGCGAGCGGGGCGCGGGTCGTCGCGCGGGCCTGGACCGACGAGGACTTCAAGTCCCGTCTGCTGACGGACGGTACGGCGGCCGTGCGCGAGCTGGGCTTCATGGAGGGCGGCTACCAGCGCCTGCGCGTCGTCGAGAACACGGCGTCGACGCACCACGTCATCGTCTGCACCCTCTGCTCCTGCTACCCCATCCGCCTGCTCGGCCCGTCCCCGAGCTGGTACAAGTCGGAGCCGTACCGCTCCCGCGTGGTCCGCGAACCCCGGGCGGTCCTCGCCGAGTTCGGCCTGGACCTGCCGGCCGACACACGGATCACGGTGTGGGACTCCAGTGCGGAGACCCGCTACATGGTGCTGCCGCGCCGGCCGGAGGGCACGGACGGGATGCCGGAGGCGGAACTGGCGGGGCTGGTCAGCCGCAACGCGCTGATCGGCACGGCAGTGCTGTAGGGACCGGTCA comes from the Streptomyces sp. NBC_00443 genome and includes:
- a CDS encoding IclR family transcriptional regulator gives rise to the protein MTAETSQTLDRGLRVLKLLADTDHGLTVTELSNKLGVNRTVVYRLLATLEQHALVRRDLGGRARVGLGVLRLGRQVHPLVREAALPALRSLAEDIGATAHLTLVDGTEALAVAVVEPTWTDYHVAYRAGFRHPLDRGAAGRAILSARQHPLEEPGYTLTHGELEAGASGAAAPLIGVTGVEGSVGVVMLADAVPERVGPRVVDAAREVAEALR
- a CDS encoding chorismate synthase; translation: MTSLSIRTVHEPAGFTAVADYFSDVWQTPRTAPPLLPETLNSLAHAGGAVHAGYDGERLVGACVAVFGPPASRETYSLLAAAERGLGPQIKRAQRAWAVELGALTMRWTFDPLVGRNARFNFVKLGATGTGYLVDFYGPMADGVNDGDESDRLEVTWDLIGPPQGQSGHAGPGTPDREAAPATHTAPDGGPLARRDPQDRYVWCRVPDDIVALRAADPEAALGWRRAVREVFTKAFADGFTATDMSRDGWYTLTRREAAS
- the menC gene encoding o-succinylbenzoate synthase, with translation MKLERVEIVHVAIPLVSPFRTSFGTMTTKDTFLLHVVTDAAEGWSEFAADPEPLYCSEFVAGAEIVLRDFLLPRVAALPVLGTAHLAPAMAGIKGHELAKAALETAVLDAELRSYGMPLATYLGSVRERVPAGVSVGIRQTVAELLDDVEGYLAEGYVRIKLKIEPGWDLEPVRAVRDRFGADLPLQVDANTAYTLADAEHLRRLDEFGLLLIEEPLAENNLYAHARLQQRIATPVCLDESLHNAADTASAIAMDACRAVNVKPARVGGYLEARRVHDVAYAHGVPVWCGGMLETGIGRAPNLALAALPGCTLPGDTSASSRYFAEDITEPFVLVDGHLPVPRSPGIGVAPLPETLRRFTKGRRDLYVT
- a CDS encoding S16 family serine protease; this encodes MLSRLTRPRAVAVCALPVVALLATAAFAPLPFSLTQPGLTANVLGDNKGEPVITITGAPARDTSGQLRMTTIEATSPDTDVRFGDVIDAWFSTEKAVMPRDSVYPSGQSTREIEQYNTEQMKESQDAATEAALNYLDLNDKNIEVTLTLADVGGPSAGLLFSLGIIDKLNGNGEGGDLTGGRSIAGTGTIDPVGKVGAVGGVSLKTQAAKRDGATVFLVPKAECGDAKAELPKGLRLVPVTTLKGAVSALESLESGNGSVPSC
- a CDS encoding glycine betaine ABC transporter substrate-binding protein produces the protein MRPRTVLLGAGLLVVSAGCGLTSGSPMVDDVRPGSIGRGEPLEGAELTVTSKSFTEQLILGAIMGIAFEAAGADVLDRTGIQGSIGSREAVRKGDADAGYEYTGTAWITYLGHSEPITDPREQWEAVRKEDAKNGLTWLPPSALDNTYALAMNQANHKKYRTNDLSEVAALSKSDPSAVTLCVEVEFANRADGLPGMQKAYGMNVPTKNITQMDTGIIYTQAAKGNCTYGEVYTTDGRIKSMNLVVMDDDKHFFPNYNAAPVINTKTLKEWPAIPDVLDPITKKLNNTVAQDLNAKVDVDGEDPHQVALDWMKAEGFVK
- a CDS encoding ABC transporter permease, which encodes MSTPETPRSSRVQETSEPGEAPGSAEPDGNELDGNDEAASPAASKRPARKLSWQQLTIVPAMLVVLLLATWLWFQQADLDPVSENALSNGQVSQALWEQIELTVISTFFVLIIAIPLGILLTRRAFRKASPVALAFANMGQATPAIGLLALLVIWLGIGRRAALIGIIIYAVLPVLSNTIAGLKANDPTLLEAARGIGMSSSGVLMRVELPLAVPLILAGVRTALVLNVGTATLAVFGGGGGLGVLITAGITNQRMPVLVLGSILTVALALLVDWLASLVEVLLRPRGLDL
- a CDS encoding betaine/proline/choline family ABC transporter ATP-binding protein (Members of the family are the ATP-binding subunit of ABC transporters for substrates such as betaine, L-proline or other amino acids, choline, carnitine, etc. The substrate specificity is best determined from the substrate-binding subunit, rather than this subunit, as it interacts with the permease subunit and not with substrate directly.); this translates as MSEHDSDSGHHGASIELENLTKRYPGSPQPAVDSVNMEIKAGEVVILVGPSGCGKSTTLKMINRLIEPTGGRIRIGGEDVTDIDPVKLRRKVGYAIQSAGLFPHMTVAQNIALVPKMIGWSKTRIGSRVEELLDLVGLDPGEFHGRYPRQLSGGQQQRVGVARALAADPPVLLMDEPFGAVDPITRDHLQDELIRLQHELHKTIVFVTHDFDEAIKIGDRIAVLREQSHIAQFDTPEAILTNPTDDFVSGFVGAGAALKRLNLTRVRDVEITDYPTVTFDDPLQEIFNRLRSSGTNEILLLDKRGRPYKWLRRGDLMRARGSLARAGTLVNDTVTRDATLRDALEAVLTDNAGRVVVTGRRGEYTGVVDMETLMNSVHELLEADRLEALEAQHELEGSRAGRTHAEQEGDGGEHKA
- a CDS encoding ABC transporter permease, translated to MNFWEYLGNRHQQLLTDAYQHASAVFQCMVVATLLGVLIGVATYRSEWAGNFATLTTAGILTIPSLAMIGLLIPIVGLGVPPTVITLTLYGLLPIVRNSIVGLRGVDPSLVEAARGIGMSRLTQLLKVELPLAWPPILTGIRVATQMLMGIAAIAAYASGPGLGNVIFRGLASLGSANALNQVLAGTVGIIILALLFDAAYVLIGRLTIPRGIRV
- a CDS encoding Lrp/AsnC family transcriptional regulator — protein: MAIDHLDGRIIVLLAREPRIGVLEMSRRLGVARGTVQARLDRLQSNGVIRGFGPEVDPAALGYPVTAFATLQIRQGQGADVRAHLATVPEVLELHTTTGTGDMLCRLVARSNADLQRVIDRVVGFDGIVRASTAIVMENPVPLRIIPLVEQAAEDRAHS
- the hppD gene encoding 4-hydroxyphenylpyruvate dioxygenase codes for the protein MTQTTHHTPDTARQADPFPVKGMDAVVFAVGNAKQAAHYYSTAFGMRLVAYSGPENGSRETASYVLENGSARFVLTSVIRPATTWGHFLAQHVAEHGDGVVDLAIEVPDARRAYAYALEHGATSVTEPYELKDEHGTVVLAAIATYGETRHTLVERTGYDGPYLPGYVAASPMVEPPAQRTFQAIDHCVGNVELGRMNEWVGFYNKVMGFTNMKEFVGDDIATEYSALMSKVVADGTLKVKFPINEPAIAKKKSQIDEYLEFYGGAGVQHIALNTNDIVETVRTMRAAGVQFLATPDSYYDTLGEWVGDTRVPVETLRELKILADRDEDGYLLQIFTKPVQDRPTVFFEIIERHGSMGFGKGNFKALFEAIEREQDKRGNL
- a CDS encoding SH3-like domain-containing protein; the encoded protein is MADRFAPDRFAPGSRVVTYLHDPAHHTRLPRYARGKRGVVIEPEGPAELADVSAQGRADVPVEQVYAVRFQARDLWGEGDHHVVLDLWESYLEEDRGDER
- the nthA gene encoding nitrile hydratase subunit alpha; the protein is MSGDHSDATIARRVRRLETLLEEKGVLSGGELDEAIDAFLAGASPASGARVVARAWTDEDFKSRLLTDGTAAVRELGFMEGGYQRLRVVENTASTHHVIVCTLCSCYPIRLLGPSPSWYKSEPYRSRVVREPRAVLAEFGLDLPADTRITVWDSSAETRYMVLPRRPEGTDGMPEAELAGLVSRNALIGTAVL